From a single Paraburkholderia youngii genomic region:
- the folD gene encoding bifunctional methylenetetrahydrofolate dehydrogenase/methenyltetrahydrofolate cyclohydrolase FolD: MTAQLIDGRHLARRLRTRFRERVAALSVRGVVPGLAVVLVGDNAASELYVANKVKACAECGVRSFMHRFHADCREAELLDRIAALNVERSTHGILVQLPLPPQINVRRVLEGIVVDKDVDGFHLYNVGALVVGNSIFPPCTPYGVQLLLETTGIDVAGKNVVVVGASNIVGKPMALMLLQKEATVTVCHVKTRDLAQHTIHADILVVAAGKPGLIKAEMVKEGAIVIDVGINRMQDGRIVGDVDFEPVRERAAWITPVPGGVGPMTVTMLIENTLRSAERFADGQAFHPPQPFWQVPAN; this comes from the coding sequence ATGACGGCGCAACTGATCGACGGCCGCCACCTCGCGCGACGTCTGCGCACGCGCTTTCGCGAGCGCGTGGCGGCCTTGTCCGTGCGAGGTGTCGTGCCCGGTCTCGCGGTGGTGCTGGTCGGCGACAACGCCGCGTCCGAGCTGTACGTGGCGAACAAGGTGAAGGCGTGCGCGGAATGCGGTGTACGTTCGTTCATGCATCGCTTTCACGCGGACTGCCGCGAGGCGGAACTGCTCGACCGAATTGCCGCCCTCAACGTCGAGCGCAGCACGCACGGCATTCTCGTGCAACTGCCGTTGCCGCCGCAGATCAACGTGCGGCGCGTGCTGGAAGGCATCGTGGTCGACAAGGACGTCGACGGTTTTCATCTGTACAACGTCGGCGCGCTGGTGGTGGGCAACTCGATCTTTCCGCCTTGTACGCCGTACGGGGTCCAGCTTCTGCTCGAGACGACGGGAATCGATGTGGCGGGGAAAAACGTCGTGGTAGTAGGCGCGAGCAATATCGTCGGCAAGCCGATGGCGTTGATGTTGCTGCAGAAGGAAGCGACCGTCACCGTTTGCCACGTGAAGACGCGGGACCTCGCACAGCACACGATACACGCCGATATTCTTGTCGTTGCGGCGGGCAAGCCCGGGCTCATCAAGGCCGAGATGGTGAAGGAGGGTGCGATCGTCATCGACGTCGGGATCAACCGAATGCAGGACGGGCGCATCGTCGGCGATGTGGACTTCGAGCCCGTGCGCGAGCGGGCGGCATGGATCACGCCGGTGCCGGGCGGCGTGGGTCCGATGACGGTCACGATGCTGATCGAGAACACGCTGCGCTCCGCCGAACGGTTTGCGGACGGCCAGGCGTTTCACCCGCCGCAGCCGTTCTGGCAGGTGCCGGCAAATTAG
- a CDS encoding FMN-binding glutamate synthase family protein, giving the protein MEIKPVHMKHIATEESWGFDRKTIDYIQNAAAHGLYEIRGLGAKRRVPHFDDLLFLGASLSRYPLEGYREKCVTKTVLGTRFAKKPIELAIPITVAGMSFGALSANVKESLGRAATEMGTSTTTGDGGMTQEERMSSKTLVYQCLPSRYGFNPDDVRKADAIEVVIGQGAKPGGGGMLLGQKISPRVAKMRTLPEGIDQRSASRHPDWTGPDDLQIKILELREMTDWEKPIYVKVGATRTFNDVKLAVHAGADVIVVDGMQGGTAATQTCFIENVGIPTLAALRQAVDALEDLNMKGQVQLIISGGIRSGADIAKALAMGADAVAIGQGVLVSLGCNSASYVEDGHHVNALDDYARLGTAPGFCHHCHTGKCPVGITTQDSVLQERLKPDVGAKRLKNYLKTLNMELTTIARACGKQNVHHLELEDLVALTVEAAAMARVPLAGTNWIPGVNGAR; this is encoded by the coding sequence ATGGAAATCAAGCCCGTACACATGAAACACATCGCCACTGAAGAGTCCTGGGGCTTCGACCGCAAGACGATCGACTATATCCAGAACGCCGCGGCACACGGACTGTATGAGATCCGTGGCCTGGGGGCGAAGCGGCGCGTGCCGCACTTCGACGACCTGCTGTTTCTCGGTGCATCGCTGTCGCGCTATCCGCTGGAGGGATACCGCGAGAAGTGCGTGACGAAGACGGTGCTCGGCACACGCTTCGCCAAAAAGCCGATCGAACTCGCGATTCCCATCACGGTTGCGGGCATGAGTTTCGGTGCGCTGTCGGCCAATGTGAAGGAGTCGCTCGGCCGTGCGGCCACGGAGATGGGCACCTCGACGACGACCGGCGACGGCGGTATGACACAAGAAGAGCGGATGTCGTCGAAAACGCTCGTCTATCAGTGCCTGCCGTCGCGCTACGGCTTCAATCCCGACGACGTGCGCAAGGCGGACGCCATCGAGGTCGTGATCGGACAAGGCGCGAAGCCGGGTGGCGGCGGCATGCTGCTCGGCCAGAAGATCTCGCCGCGTGTCGCGAAGATGCGCACGCTGCCCGAGGGTATCGACCAGCGCTCGGCATCGCGCCATCCGGACTGGACGGGCCCCGACGATCTGCAGATCAAGATCCTCGAACTGCGCGAAATGACGGATTGGGAGAAGCCCATCTACGTGAAGGTTGGCGCGACGCGCACGTTCAATGACGTCAAGCTTGCGGTGCATGCCGGCGCGGACGTGATCGTCGTCGACGGCATGCAGGGCGGTACGGCGGCCACGCAAACCTGCTTCATCGAAAACGTCGGCATTCCGACGCTTGCCGCCCTGCGCCAAGCCGTTGACGCACTCGAAGACCTCAACATGAAGGGGCAGGTGCAGCTCATCATCTCCGGGGGCATCCGCAGCGGCGCCGACATTGCGAAGGCGCTGGCGATGGGCGCCGACGCCGTTGCGATCGGTCAGGGGGTGCTGGTGTCGCTCGGCTGCAATAGCGCTTCGTACGTCGAGGACGGCCACCATGTCAACGCGCTCGACGACTATGCGCGACTCGGCACGGCGCCTGGTTTCTGCCACCATTGCCACACGGGCAAGTGTCCCGTGGGCATCACGACGCAGGACTCCGTGTTGCAGGAGCGGCTGAAACCCGATGTCGGCGCGAAGCGTTTGAAGAACTATCTGAAGACGCTGAACATGGAGCTGACGACGATCGCGCGAGCGTGCGGCAAGCAGAACGTGCATCACCTGGAGCTGGAGGACCTCGTGGCGCTCACGGTCGAAGCAGCGGCGATGGCCCGCGTGCCGCTTGCCGGGACCAACTGGATCCCCGGCGTGAACGGCGCACGATGA